GGTGGCCGACTCGATCAGCATTCTCACCGGCGAGCCGGTCAAGGCACGGGTAGCGTTCGCCTTCTGCGTGCTGATCATCCTGTTCACCATCTTCTTCGGCTCACGGCATATCGCCACCCGCGAAAAACACGAAGGCCTGGTGTTCGCCATCGCCTTCGAATCGGTAATCAAGCTGGTGGCGCTGGGCGGTATCGGCCTGTACGCGCTGTATGGCGTGTTCGGCGGCCCTCACGGGCTGGAGGTCTGGCTGCTGCAGAACCAGACCGCCCTCGCGGCCCTGCACACCCCGCTGCAGGAAGGCCCGTGGCGCACCCTGCTGCTGGTGTTCTTCGCCTCGGCGATCGTCATGCCGCACATGTACCACATGGCCTTCACCGAGAACTTGAGCCCGCGCTCGCTGGTCAGCGCCAGCTGGGGCCTGCCGCTGTTCCTGCTGCTGATGAGCCTGGCCGTGCCGCTGGTGCTGTGGGCCGGCCTGCGCCTGGGCGCCAGCACCAACCCCGAGTACTTCACCCTCGGCCTGGGTATTGCCGCCAACAACGAGGCGCTGGCCTTGCTTGCCTACGTCGGCGGGCTGTCGGCCGCCAGCGGGCTGATCATCGTCACCACCCTGGCGCTGTCGGGCATGGCGCTGAACCACCTGGTGCTGCCGCTTTACCAACCGCCGGCCGAAGGCAATATCTACCGCTGGCTGAAATGGACCCGCCGAGCGCTGATCGTCGCCATCATCACCGCCGGCTTCGTCTTCTACCTCACCCAGAACAACCACCAGAGCCTGGCCAACCTGGGCATCGTCGCCTTCGTCGCCACCCTGCAGTTCCTGCCCGGGGTGCTCTCGGTGCTGTACTGGCCGACCGCCAACCGCCGCGGCTTCATCGCCGGCCTGGTGGCGGGCACGCTGGTGTGGATGGTGACCATGCTGCTGCCGCTGCTGGGCAACCTGCAGGGCTTCTACATCCCCCTGCTGGACATGATCTACGTGCTGGACGACACCAGCTGGCACATGGCGGCCATCGCCTCGCTGGCGGCCAACGTCCTGCTGTTCACGCTGATCTCGCTGTTCACCAACGCCAGCAGCGAGGAAGTCAGCGCCGCCGAGGCCTGCGCGGTGGACAATGTGCGCCGCCCGCAACGCCGGGAACTGCACGCCGCCTCGCCCCAGGAGTTCGCCACGCAACTGGCCAAACCGCTGGGAGCAAAGGCTGCGCAGAAGGAAGTGGAGCAGGCCCTGCGCGACCTCTACCTGCCGTTCGACGAGCGCCGCCCCTATGCCCTGCGGCGCCTGCGCGACCGCATCGAGGCCAACCTCTCGGGGTTGATGGGCCCGAGCGTGGCCCAGGACATGGTCGAGACCTTCCTGCCGTACAAGTCGGGCAATGAGAACTATGTCACCGAGGACATCCACTTCATCGAAAGCCGCCTCGAGGACTACCACTCGCGCCTGACCGGCCTTGCCGCCGAGCTTGACGCCCTGCGCCGCTACCACCGCCAGACCCTCCAGGAACTGCCCATGGGCGTGTGCTCGCTGGCCAAGGACCAGGAGATCCTGATGTGGAACAAGGCGATGGAGGAACTGACCGGTATTGCCGCCAAGCATGTGGTCGGCTCGCGCCTGGTGACCATCGACGAACCCTGGCGCGGCCTGCTGCAAGGCTTCATCAACGTGCCCGACGAACACCTGCACAAGCAGCGCCTGGCCCTCGATGGCCAGCCGCGCTGGCTCAACCTGCACAAGGCGGCCATCGACGAGCCGCTGGCCCCAGGCAACAGCGGCCTGGTGCTGCTGGTCGAGGACCTGACCGAGACGCAAGCGCTGGAAGAGAAGCTGGTGCACTCCGAACGCCTGGCCAGCATCGGCCGCCTGGCCGCTGGCGTGGCCCACGAGATCGGCAACCCGATCACCGGCATTGCCTGCCTGGCGCAGAACCTGCGCGAGGAACGCGAGGGCGATGGCGAGATCATCGAGCTGTCCAGCCAGATCCTCGAGCAGACCAAGCGTGTGTCGCGCATCGTCCAGTCGCTGATGAGCTTCGCCCACGCCGGCGGCAGCCAGCAGAACAGCGAGGAGCCGGTGTGCCTGGCCGAAGTGGCGCAGGATGCCATTGGTCTGCTGGCGTTGAACCGGCGCAACTTCGAAGTACAGTTCTTCAACCTCTGCGACCCGGACCATTGGGTCGAGGGCGATCCGCAGCGCCTGGCCCAGGTGCTGATCAACCTGCTCTCCAACGCCCGCGACGCCTCGCCACCCGGCAGCGCCGTGCGGGTGCGCAGCGAAGTCAGCGAGCACACCGTCGACCTGGTGGTCGAGGACGAGGGCAGCGGCATCCCCAAAAGCATCATGGATCGGCTGTTCGAACCCTTCTTCACCACCAAGGACCCGGGCGAGGGAACCGGACTGGGGCTTGCTCTGGTCTATTCCATCGTGGAAGAGCATTATGGGCAAATCACCATCGACAGCCCGGCCGACATCGAGCGCCAACGTGGTACCCGGATCCGCGTGACCCTGCCCCGGCATGTCGTAGCGACGTCCCCTGAAATTCGAGACCGTCGAGAGAATTGAATCAATGCCGCACATTCTGATCGTCGAAGACGAAACCATCATCCGTTCGGCCCTGCGTCGCCTGCTCGAGCGGAACCAGTACCAGGTCAGCGAGGCCGGCTCGGTGCAGGAAGCCCAGGAACGCTTCAGCATTGCCACCTTCGACCTGATCGTCAGCGACCTGCGCCTGCCGGGCGCCCCGGGCACCGAGCTGATCAAGCTTGGCCAGGGTACCCCGGTGCTGATCATGACCAGTTACGCCAGCCTGCGCTCGGCGGTGGACTCGATGAAGATGGGCGCGGTGGATTACATCGCCAAGCCCTTCGACCACGACGAGATGCTTCAGGCCGTGGCCCGCATCCTGCGTGACCGGCAGAACACACCGGCCGCCGCGCCAGCCGCCGAACCACGCGCCGGCAACGGCAAGGCCGCCGGCGACAAGGCCGGCAGCGCGCCTGCCAACGGCGAGATCGGCATCATCGGCTCCTGCCCACCGATGCAGGACATGTACGTCAAGATTCGCAAGGTCGCCCCGACCGACTCCAATGTATTGATCCAGGGTGAGTCCGGCACCGGCAAGGAACTGGTCGCCCGTGCCCTGCACAACCTCTCGCGCCGGGCCAAGGCACCGATGATCTCGGTGAACTGCGCGGCGATTCCGGAGACACTCATCGAGTCGGAACTGTTCGGCCATGAAAAAGGTGCCTTCACCGGCGCCAGCGCCGGCCGCGCCGGCCTGGTCGAAGCGGCCGACGGCGGCACGCTGTTCCTCGACGAGATCGGCGAGTTGCCGCTGGAAGCCCAGGCTCGCCTGCTGCGCGTGTTGCAGGAAGGCGAGATCCGCCGGGTCGGCTCGGTGCAGTCGCAGAAGGTCGATGTGCGCCTGATCGCCGCCACCCACCGCGACCTGAAAAACCTGGCCAAGGCCGGGCAGTTCCGCGAAGACCTGTATTACCGCCTGCACGTCATCGCCCTGAAACTACCCGCGCTGCGCGAACGTGGCAGCGACGTCAACGAAATCGCCAATGCCTTCCTCGCCCGCCAGAGCGCCCGCATCGGCCGCGACGACCTGCACTTCTCCCACGAAGCCGAGCAAGCCATCCGTCACTACAGCTGGCCGGGCAACGTGCGCGAGCTGGAGAACGCCGTTGAGCGCGCGGTGATTCTCAGCGAGAGCGCGGAGATTTCCGCCGACCTGCTGGGGATCGACATCGAGCTTGGCGATCTGGAAGACGACGACACACTGGACAACCTACCAACGCTCGTCAGTGCCAACAACGCCAGCCACGAGCCGACCGAGGACCTGTCTCTGGAGGACTACTTCCAGCATTTCGTCCTCGAGCACCAGGACCACATGACCGAGACGGAATTGGCCCGCAAGCTGGGGGTCAGCCGCAAATGCCTGTGGGAACGCCGCCAGCGCCTGGGCATCCCGCGGCGCAAGAGCAACGCCACCAGCGAGTAACGCCACTCGTCAATCGAGGCCTCGACCGGCCATTCGCGGGCAAGCCCGCTCCCACAGGTACAGCGCCACTCCTGTGGGAGCGGGCTTGCCCGCGAATGGGCCTACCCCGGCCTTCCTGGTAACACATCAGTTCCCACAAAAATCTGTTACCCCTGCCCGATGGCGTAACAGCTCCCGAGGCGTACGGTAACGAATTTTCTATATTTGCCCGCCCCTCGCACTCCGCTCGACCCGCCAACCCCCCGGTTTCATTGGGTTTTCAAAAGTTGGCACGGCACCTGCTATATCTTTCGTACAAGAACAATAACAAGCACTGCAACTCAGAATAAGAACAAGACGAAACGGCTCACGCACAATAAGAACAAGACGGCGGAGGCGCAGCTAACTGATTCTTTTGGAGAGGAGTTGTGTTTGGGGCTTGCCCCACGATCAGGCAGAGAACAACAAAAACTGCACTCAAAAGCAGCACCTGAACTGATTGGATCGAAAGATCAGCATCATCTCGGCGACCAAAGCAATCCGTTTGCTCTTCACCCCCAGGTTTGGGGGTCGTTCACAAGCTTCGAGATTTGTGGACAGGGCACTCAACAAAAACAAGAAGCCCAGCAGAAAAATAATAAGAGCACACAACGACTTGGTGGGGAGCTTCGGCTCCCCATGTCGTTTCTCCCGCTCCGGCATCACCGTCCACACAGCGCCTACACCATTCCCCCAGTAAATGCTAGAATCCCCGGCCATCATGCGGCCATTCTCCTATCCTTGGCCGAACATTCCTTCAAACAGTGCATCCCATGCTGAAGAAGCTGTTCCAGTCGTTCCGCCCCCCCGTCCATGGCCAGCACCACAGGCGCACCACGCCTGAAGTGATCAACAAGAGCCAGCACTCGCTGCAGCGCAGCCAGTTCAGCCGCCATGCCGTGGGCATCGTCGAGCGCCTGCAGGCGGCCGGCTACCAGGCCTATCTCGTCGGTGGCTGCGTGCGCGACCTGCTGCTGGGCATCACGCCCAAGGACTTCGACGTCGCCACCAGCGCCACCCCTGAACAGGTACGCGCCGAGTTCCGCAACGCGCGCATCATTGGCCGGCGCTTCAAGTTGGTCCACGTGCATTTCGGCCGCGAAATCATCGAAGTCGCCACCTTCCGCGCCCCTCACTCGGATGAAGACCAGGCCGACAGCCACCGCTCGTCGCACAACGCCAGTGGTCGCATCCTGCGTGACAACGTGTACGGCACCCTGGAAGAAGACGCGCAGCGCCGCGACTTCACCATCAACGCCCTGTACTACGATCCGGTCAGCGAGCGCATCCTCGACTACGCCAACGGTGTGCACGATATCCGCAACCGCCTGCTGCGCTTGATCGGCGACCCCACCCACCGTTACCAGGAAGACCCGGTGCGCATGCTGCGGGCCGTGCGCTTCGCCGCCAAGCTGGACTTCGGTATCGAGAAACACACCGTGGCGCCGATTCGCAAGCTCGCACCGATGCTGCGCGACATCCCGCCGGCCCGCCTGTTCGAGGAAAGCCTCAAGCTGTTCCTCAACGGCCAGGGTGCGATAACCTTCGAGATGCTGGTCGACCTGGAGCTGTTCGAGCCCCTGTTCCCGGCCAGCAGCCACGCGCTGGAAGAACGCCCGACGTATACCCACACCCTGATCAGCCAGGCACTGACCAACACCGACCTGCGCGTCAAGCAGGGCAAACCGGTAACGCCTGCGTTCCTGTTCGCCGCACTGCTCTGGCCAGCCCTGCCGGGCCGCGTGCTGTACCTGCAGAGCCAAGGCGTGCCGCCGATCCCGGCCATGAACGGTGCGGCCCACGACCTGATCGCCGAACAATGCCAGCGCATTGCGATCCCGAAACGCTTCACCCTGCCGATCCGCGAGATCTGGGACATGCAGGAGCGCCTGCCACGGCGCAGCGGCAAGCGCGCCGACATGATGCTGGACAACCCACGCTTCCGCGCCGGCTACGACTTCCTGCTGCTGCGTGAAAGCGCGGGCGAGGAAACCGACGGCCTGGGCCAGTGGTGGACCGACTACCAGGACGCCAACGACAGCCAGCGCCGCGACATGATCCGCGAGCTGGGCAGCCGTGACGAAGGCGCCAGCGCCGGTGCCGGCCCGCGCAAGCGCAAACGCAGCGGTTCGAAGCGCAAGCGTGACGACGAGCAGGCCTGGGACTGAGCATGGCCACCCGTGCGTTCATCGGCCTGGGCAGCAACCTCGACCAGCCCATCGAGCAGTTGCGCAGCGCCTTCCAGGCACTGGACCTGATCGCCGACACCCGCCTGACGGCGGCGTCGGCGCTCTATACCAGTGACTCGCTGCTGCCCGGCCAGCCACGCTACACCAATGCCGTGGCGGCCATCGACACGACGCTGCCCCCCCTTGAACTGCTCGACGCCCTGCAAGCCATCGAGAACGACCAGGGCCGTGTGCGCAAGGAGCGCTGGGGCCCACGTACCCTCGACCTCGACGTGCTGCTGTTCGGCGATCAGGTCATCGACGTACCGCGCCTTAAAGTGCCGCACTACCACATGCACGCACGCCCGTTCGTGCTCTACCCGCTCGCCGAGCTGGTACCTGCCGACTTCCGCCTCGCCGATGGCCGTCACCTGGCGCACTTGCTCCAGGATTGCCCGTTCGTCGGCCTGGAACGCCTGTAATCCGGGCGTTCCAGAGGACGGTAACGCCAGTAACACCCACGGCGTAACAATGCGGTAACACGGGTCATTGACTTCCCCCACCTCGCTCACGACTATAGGCGTCCCGCGGCGCCACTATGCCGCAATCACCCATTTAGGCTCGGACGGACCTGCGCCCGAACATCACGACCGATGATGTGCCGCTCCGGAAGATGAATGCACGCGTTGTACGCAGTTGTTGTTCACAGCGCCTGAACGAGGATGCCCCTACATGCCTGAAGTAACCCTGACCACCCTGAACGGCCTCAAGGCCAAGGGTGAGAAAATCACCATGCTGACCTGCTACGACGCGACCTTCGCCAAGGCCGCGAGCGAAGCCGGCGTCGAAGTGCTGCTGGTAGGCGACTCCCTGGGCATGGTCCTGCAGGGCCATGACAGCACCCTGCCCGTCAGCAACGACGACATGGCCTACCACACCGCCAGCGTCAAGCGCGGCAACAATGGTGCGCTGATCCTCACCGACCTGCCCTTCATGGCCCACGCCACCCCCGAACTGGCCTTCACCAACGCCGCCCAGCTGATGCGCGCCGGCGCCCACATGGTCAAGATCGAGGGCGCCGCCTGGCTGGCCGAAACCATTCGCCTGCTGGCCGAACGCGGCGTGCCGGTGTGTGCGCACATGGGCCTGACCCCGCAGACGGTCAACGTGCTCGGTGGCTACAAGGTCCAGGGCCGCCAGGAAGCCCAGGCGCGGCAGATGCGCGCCGATGCGATCGCCCTGGAGCAGGCCGGCGCCGCCATGCTGCTGCTCGAATGCGTGCCCAGCGAACTGGCCGCCGAGATCACCCAGGCCGTCGGCATTCCGGTGATTGGCATCGGTGCCGGTAGCGCCACCGATGGCCAGGTGCTGGTGCTGCACGACATGCTGGGCCTGTCGCTCAGCGGCCGTGTGCCGAAGTTCGTGAAGAACTTCATGGCCGGCCAGCCGGACATCCAGAGCGCCCTGGCCGCTTACGTCGAGGCCGTGAAAGCGGTCAGCTTCCCCGCCAGCGAACATGGGTTCAGCGCATGAATACCGTCAAGACCGTCCGTGAACTGCGCGCCGCCGTGGCCCGCGCCCGTGGCGAAGGCAAGCGCATCGCCTTCGTCCCGACCATGGGCAACCTGCACAGCGGCCACGCCGCGCTGGTGACCAAGGCCGCCCAGCGCGCCGACTTCGTGGTTGCCAGCATCTTCGTCAACCCGCTGCAGTTCGGTGTCGGCGAAGACCTGGACAAGTACCCACGCACCCTCGCCGCCGACCAGGAGAAGCTGCTCCAGGCTGGTTGCCACCTACTGTTCGCCCCCTCGGTCGAAGAAATGTACCCCGACGGCATGGCGGTGCAGACCCGGGTAAGCGTGCCGCAATTGTCCGAAGGCCTGTGCGGCGCCAGCCGCCCCGGGCACTTCGAAGGCGTGGCGACGGTGGTCAGCAAGCTGTTCAACATGGTTCAGCCCGACCTGGCCGTGTTCGGCGAGAAGGACTTCCAGCAACTGGCGGTGATCCGCGCCATGGTGCGCGACCTGAACATGCCCATCCAGATCATCGGCGAGCCGACCGTGCGTGCCGAGGATGGCCTGGCGCTGTCGTCGCGCAATGGCTACCTGAGCCCTGAACAGCGCGCCGCCGCGCCGGCGCTGTACCGCACGCTGAGCGG
This genomic stretch from Pseudomonas entomophila harbors:
- a CDS encoding sensor histidine kinase translates to MPMSFSLTQMILISAAYLLVLFGVAWISERGLIPRAVIRHPLTYTLSLGVYASAWAFYGSVGLAYQYGYGFLACYLGVSGAFLLAPVLLYPILKITRTYQLSSLADLLAFRFRSTWAGALTTVIMLIGVLPLLALQIQAVADSISILTGEPVKARVAFAFCVLIILFTIFFGSRHIATREKHEGLVFAIAFESVIKLVALGGIGLYALYGVFGGPHGLEVWLLQNQTALAALHTPLQEGPWRTLLLVFFASAIVMPHMYHMAFTENLSPRSLVSASWGLPLFLLLMSLAVPLVLWAGLRLGASTNPEYFTLGLGIAANNEALALLAYVGGLSAASGLIIVTTLALSGMALNHLVLPLYQPPAEGNIYRWLKWTRRALIVAIITAGFVFYLTQNNHQSLANLGIVAFVATLQFLPGVLSVLYWPTANRRGFIAGLVAGTLVWMVTMLLPLLGNLQGFYIPLLDMIYVLDDTSWHMAAIASLAANVLLFTLISLFTNASSEEVSAAEACAVDNVRRPQRRELHAASPQEFATQLAKPLGAKAAQKEVEQALRDLYLPFDERRPYALRRLRDRIEANLSGLMGPSVAQDMVETFLPYKSGNENYVTEDIHFIESRLEDYHSRLTGLAAELDALRRYHRQTLQELPMGVCSLAKDQEILMWNKAMEELTGIAAKHVVGSRLVTIDEPWRGLLQGFINVPDEHLHKQRLALDGQPRWLNLHKAAIDEPLAPGNSGLVLLVEDLTETQALEEKLVHSERLASIGRLAAGVAHEIGNPITGIACLAQNLREEREGDGEIIELSSQILEQTKRVSRIVQSLMSFAHAGGSQQNSEEPVCLAEVAQDAIGLLALNRRNFEVQFFNLCDPDHWVEGDPQRLAQVLINLLSNARDASPPGSAVRVRSEVSEHTVDLVVEDEGSGIPKSIMDRLFEPFFTTKDPGEGTGLGLALVYSIVEEHYGQITIDSPADIERQRGTRIRVTLPRHVVATSPEIRDRREN
- a CDS encoding sigma-54-dependent transcriptional regulator, yielding MPHILIVEDETIIRSALRRLLERNQYQVSEAGSVQEAQERFSIATFDLIVSDLRLPGAPGTELIKLGQGTPVLIMTSYASLRSAVDSMKMGAVDYIAKPFDHDEMLQAVARILRDRQNTPAAAPAAEPRAGNGKAAGDKAGSAPANGEIGIIGSCPPMQDMYVKIRKVAPTDSNVLIQGESGTGKELVARALHNLSRRAKAPMISVNCAAIPETLIESELFGHEKGAFTGASAGRAGLVEAADGGTLFLDEIGELPLEAQARLLRVLQEGEIRRVGSVQSQKVDVRLIAATHRDLKNLAKAGQFREDLYYRLHVIALKLPALRERGSDVNEIANAFLARQSARIGRDDLHFSHEAEQAIRHYSWPGNVRELENAVERAVILSESAEISADLLGIDIELGDLEDDDTLDNLPTLVSANNASHEPTEDLSLEDYFQHFVLEHQDHMTETELARKLGVSRKCLWERRQRLGIPRRKSNATSE
- a CDS encoding polynucleotide adenylyltransferase PcnB, translated to MLKKLFQSFRPPVHGQHHRRTTPEVINKSQHSLQRSQFSRHAVGIVERLQAAGYQAYLVGGCVRDLLLGITPKDFDVATSATPEQVRAEFRNARIIGRRFKLVHVHFGREIIEVATFRAPHSDEDQADSHRSSHNASGRILRDNVYGTLEEDAQRRDFTINALYYDPVSERILDYANGVHDIRNRLLRLIGDPTHRYQEDPVRMLRAVRFAAKLDFGIEKHTVAPIRKLAPMLRDIPPARLFEESLKLFLNGQGAITFEMLVDLELFEPLFPASSHALEERPTYTHTLISQALTNTDLRVKQGKPVTPAFLFAALLWPALPGRVLYLQSQGVPPIPAMNGAAHDLIAEQCQRIAIPKRFTLPIREIWDMQERLPRRSGKRADMMLDNPRFRAGYDFLLLRESAGEETDGLGQWWTDYQDANDSQRRDMIRELGSRDEGASAGAGPRKRKRSGSKRKRDDEQAWD
- the folK gene encoding 2-amino-4-hydroxy-6-hydroxymethyldihydropteridine diphosphokinase; its protein translation is MATRAFIGLGSNLDQPIEQLRSAFQALDLIADTRLTAASALYTSDSLLPGQPRYTNAVAAIDTTLPPLELLDALQAIENDQGRVRKERWGPRTLDLDVLLFGDQVIDVPRLKVPHYHMHARPFVLYPLAELVPADFRLADGRHLAHLLQDCPFVGLERL
- the panB gene encoding 3-methyl-2-oxobutanoate hydroxymethyltransferase encodes the protein MPEVTLTTLNGLKAKGEKITMLTCYDATFAKAASEAGVEVLLVGDSLGMVLQGHDSTLPVSNDDMAYHTASVKRGNNGALILTDLPFMAHATPELAFTNAAQLMRAGAHMVKIEGAAWLAETIRLLAERGVPVCAHMGLTPQTVNVLGGYKVQGRQEAQARQMRADAIALEQAGAAMLLLECVPSELAAEITQAVGIPVIGIGAGSATDGQVLVLHDMLGLSLSGRVPKFVKNFMAGQPDIQSALAAYVEAVKAVSFPASEHGFSA
- the panC gene encoding pantoate--beta-alanine ligase yields the protein MNTVKTVRELRAAVARARGEGKRIAFVPTMGNLHSGHAALVTKAAQRADFVVASIFVNPLQFGVGEDLDKYPRTLAADQEKLLQAGCHLLFAPSVEEMYPDGMAVQTRVSVPQLSEGLCGASRPGHFEGVATVVSKLFNMVQPDLAVFGEKDFQQLAVIRAMVRDLNMPIQIIGEPTVRAEDGLALSSRNGYLSPEQRAAAPALYRTLSGMAEAIRRGQRDFSALVAEGQAQLDAAGFRKDYLEVRHAVTLRPAQVDDRDLVVIVAAYMGNTRLIDNIYLHLEEQTA